One part of the Streptomyces ferrugineus genome encodes these proteins:
- a CDS encoding ABC1 kinase family protein produces the protein MASVVGDRLRLVVKVLGSLVVDEVGQSTRLRRRTRGDQEDGAGAEERRAKAVRHALESLGPFYVKLGQILSTRPDMVPQSIRDELQNLHDEVDVQPFPVFESVLAQDLGPDWKLRFDDIDTVAPLGAASLAQVYRVTLPGGRPAVVKIQRPGIREGVFADMALMRRASRIVARVAPRFNEVIDIEAMLGSVFDAMEPELDFTGEARNMDEARQYVRPFRTLEVPRVLHASPRVLVQSLAPGASVRHIDRGHFTDDERIEIGRDLLRFMYHGYFVHRVFHADPHAGNVFAAPGGPATLIDWGMVGRLDRRTSLQLLPLFMTLAQNDGAGLAHHWAEMGRVTSWSNMPAFAADMAAFVPKVSHLSLEDLNFGVSLTTVLAKATKRGIGSPPAVSLLGKSFANLDGSVRCLAPEITLPEVFQGEVPKILFALGREFLGRHQFARNSMELLLAAVTSPEQLRGVLGDIANRQFALQVHEPRTTAAMGGQRPTRPSGGLLALGAMAYLLARRRSR, from the coding sequence ATGGCGTCCGTCGTCGGGGATCGGCTGCGGCTGGTGGTCAAGGTGCTCGGAAGCCTCGTCGTCGACGAGGTCGGACAGTCCACGCGGCTGCGCAGACGTACGAGAGGGGACCAGGAGGACGGCGCCGGTGCCGAGGAACGGCGGGCCAAGGCCGTGCGGCACGCGCTGGAGAGCCTCGGCCCCTTCTATGTGAAGCTCGGTCAGATTCTGTCGACCCGGCCCGACATGGTGCCGCAGTCGATCCGGGACGAGCTGCAGAACCTGCACGACGAGGTCGACGTCCAGCCGTTCCCGGTCTTCGAGTCGGTGCTGGCCCAGGACCTCGGCCCCGACTGGAAGCTGCGGTTCGACGACATCGACACCGTCGCCCCGCTCGGCGCCGCCTCGCTCGCCCAGGTGTACCGGGTGACGCTGCCCGGCGGCCGGCCGGCCGTGGTCAAGATCCAGCGGCCCGGCATCCGCGAGGGCGTGTTCGCCGACATGGCCCTGATGCGCCGCGCGTCCCGGATCGTGGCCCGTGTCGCGCCCCGCTTCAACGAGGTCATCGACATCGAGGCGATGCTCGGCTCCGTCTTCGACGCGATGGAGCCGGAGCTGGACTTCACCGGCGAGGCCCGCAACATGGACGAGGCCCGGCAGTACGTCCGTCCCTTCCGCACGCTGGAGGTGCCCAGGGTGCTGCACGCGAGCCCCCGGGTCCTGGTGCAGTCGCTGGCCCCGGGGGCGTCGGTACGGCACATCGACCGCGGCCACTTCACGGACGACGAGCGCATCGAGATCGGCCGGGACCTGCTGCGCTTCATGTACCACGGGTACTTCGTGCACCGCGTCTTCCACGCCGACCCGCACGCGGGCAACGTCTTCGCGGCGCCCGGCGGACCCGCGACGCTGATCGACTGGGGCATGGTCGGCCGTCTGGACCGCCGTACCAGTCTCCAACTCCTGCCGCTGTTCATGACGCTGGCGCAGAACGACGGCGCCGGGCTCGCGCACCACTGGGCCGAGATGGGCCGGGTGACGTCCTGGTCCAACATGCCCGCGTTCGCCGCCGACATGGCGGCGTTCGTGCCCAAGGTCTCCCATCTGTCCCTGGAGGACCTGAACTTCGGGGTCTCCCTGACCACCGTCCTCGCGAAGGCGACCAAGCGGGGCATCGGCTCACCGCCGGCGGTCTCGCTGCTCGGCAAGTCCTTCGCCAACCTCGACGGCTCGGTGCGCTGCCTCGCCCCCGAGATCACGCTGCCGGAGGTGTTCCAGGGCGAGGTGCCGAAGATCCTCTTCGCGCTGGGCCGCGAGTTCCTCGGGCGCCACCAGTTCGCCCGCAACTCCATGGAGCTGCTGCTCGCCGCCGTCACCAGCCCCGAGCAGCTGCGCGGGGTGCTCGGCGACATCGCCAACCGCCAGTTCGCGTTGCAGGTCCACGAGCCGCGCACCACCGCCGCGATGGGCGGCCAACGCCCCACCCGCCCGTCCGGCGGCCTTCTCGCCCTGGGCGCGATGGCCTACCTGCTCGCCCGCCGCCGCTCCCGCTGA